The DNA segment gtcaaatgtatccactttgtaATGAAGCTTGTTTCTTTGGGGCATTTTACATCTGCCCATTTGTCTCATGAATTTGAATGGTAGTACCTGTTTTACTTGAGGTTAATTTATAAGATAGATTGTTAATTTGCTTTCATGCTCACCAGGTAGCACATAGCTAATGTTTGTTGATTGTTTATAGGATGTGAGTTGCCCAGTGAAGGAAGTGCCTACAGGTAAAAAGCAGGTGTCTCTAAATCCAGCCAGCAGTCAGACCAAGCAGGGTGCTTTTCCCACACTGGTAGTGCCCAGCCATGAGTTTGAACCCAGTAACAGCCACATGGTGAAGTCCTACTCCCTTCTGTTCAGAGTGTCTCGTCCAGGGGGGAGAGAGCTCAATGGTGTGACCAAAAGAGGTACCAGTACGTGCTTCTGCTTTTGATTCTGAAACtttcaaattacatttaataatagaaTGTTATCAATGTTAAGAGCCTTTTCAGAAGAAGGAATTCAGGttaatttattttgttcttaGATGTTATTGAAGAGATGTCCAACAGAAAGAAGAGATTTTCTTCTCGTCCGGATGATGGAGAAACTACTTTTGTGGCACAGATGACAGTTTTTGATAAAAACAGGTAAACAAATTTTTCTttgcctttttatatatatttttatgttgctAATATTACTGACTCTTTTAGTGTTTGAATGCATTCTGTTGTCATTCTTGTTTGGTTTGTAAAATACTTTGTGTTCTTTAACAGACGTCTCCAGCTTTTGGATGGTGAGTATGAAGTCTCTATGCAGGAGATGGAGGAGAGTCCTGTAGGCAAGAAAAGAGCAACATGGGAAACTAGTCTAGATGGGAAGGTCAGTTACAGGGTTCATTAAAAATCTGAGATTGCTGTAGGTCATTAGGCTTTTAAAAATGAGAATGCTATCTTTACCCTGTTTTTCAGTGGTTACCACTTTTCGAGACCTTTTCTCAGGGACCCACATTACAGTTCACTTTACGATGGACCAATGACACCGCAGACAGAGGAACGGCACCAGTAGCCAAACCACTTGCCACACGCAACTCTGAATCCAGCACAGTGGAAAGCAGCAAGCCAAGCAATGTTAAGCCTCCACAGGCAGTTGGTAAGAGCATGTAGCTTATGCTGAACCTTATATCATGATATGTGGTTTATATCTCATGGAGTTCAGTACATATTTAACTAAAGATTTTGTTTGACTTGTTGCAGCTGTTAATGATTCAGTTGGCATTGATCAGCCAGTAAGAAGAGAACAAACTCATGTTGAACCTCGTCAGAAACTACTTGTCTACTATCAGGTGAGTAACATGCATATTTAACTTTACCTGATGATACATCAGAGGCTCTTCCTAAAGCCCTTTTAGCTACAATACAGGACTTATCTGTGATCCCAGGCCTGTTTTACATGGACTATCAAAAGGGCAGGGAGTTTCCTGTGATTCTCTGCCCCGTCCACTGTTTATTTCTGTGCTATTTTTGGCTTTTGTGCTGCATGATATCACTATTAGAATGTTGCCTTCATAAGACCTGCAGTGACATTTTTCTCTGTGTGCTCATAATCTGTTGTGTCCATCCCCTTTTGTAGTTCTTGTATAACAATAACACGCGGCAGCAGACAGAGGCGAGAGATGACCTGCACTGTCCCTGGTGCACGCTGAACTGCCGTAAGCTCTACAGCCTCCTTAAGCACCTCAAACTCTCGCACAGCCGCTTCATCTTCAACTACGTGGTGAGGAAAATCATCTCAAGTTCTATGAAACTGCCACTGAATGCCGTTGTCAAATTGCCAATATATCATTACATAGTCATAATCAAAATTACCACATATTTGTTGCAATCCTTGGCATGATGTAAAGTGGAATGCCTAAAATCCCcttaactgtggtaaaatcactgtaacacacggCCATGAGTGTCTTTTTGGTTTTATAAAATGGcagggctgcccccgaccaaagatttttcTAGTCTACGttcatttaagccattagttgactaattgcacgtttatgatattaatttaattacttgaatatattttttttggggggggggcatcagaaaatggtttgagttccggggctgagaaagaatgttataagtaacattgctaacactgttctacattacagagaaatgctaaaccgtaataataatacgcctttaaaatatacattttaaaaagccaaTCTACGAAGCAAGCCACAGCGACACTTGCAAAAATGGTAATGATTCttaatgtgtcggaaaaaccagcgagagactgtctgaacattttgttaatttatagagagaaatgcatattagggttgtgccgacagacgctgatctcggggatcgacgatggtcagagcGGTCATCaacagctgatgcctttgaccatttCAAGACGATATTTGGAAGAACAGTttcatctatgagtgctgcaaattacCTCCGACATCTCAGCGGTTCATTGAGCCCCActgagcagttcattgtgaccacaactcTGCTGCCTATACATCTGTTATttacaacataaaataatacaaaaacatgttcaccttgaaccatgatttatatttcagagaTTTTTATCATTGTAAATTGTTTATGTCTTCATTGGTGTTAGTAATTTTTCAGCCATGATGTTAAGACGGATTCTtgtggtaaatggaaaggtgtgtatatatatatatatatatatatatatatatatatatatatatatatatatatatatatatatatatatatatatatatatatatataattattttatcacttcattattttaattgccatTTGATTTTGTTTGGGACTCTACTGAatgtagaaatgtatttgattttaagttttttttttttttctttttaattaaattaaataaattttcaatgcaaaatcacaaaagcaagaatattcaccgctCCCTCAGACCGGGGTtgctgatgtaattggatattgcgatatatatatatatatatatatatatatatatatatatctctctcgtGAAGGAGGGACCAAAagaaatgtatttacacacaTGAAGAATTTTCCCAGAAAACGAAATACCCGTCCGGTAGAGTATGtgcagatgaagtaggttctttgccagagagatgttcacaattgtttttcaaaatgttgaGCACAGCTGTTTGCACCCTAATAGTCTATTGGAAACATAGAAATTAACAACAAACTGCATTATGAGTGTCGCTTCAGTCGCTTGGGCGTAACGCAAGTGAGTCGACCAATCGACCTCGGTTCAATTCCGTGTTTGTCGCACTCTTTTCTCATTCAGTTGCCTGTCTCCTCtctatattttctttaatactgtttatagtaatacatAAAAATTGCAATTAACAGTGGTGTTGCTATAGTAATATGGTGTTTATATTgttaccatgtttaattttgtggttactatgattttactacaaaataacaTGGTAATactgtggttactgtagtaaaaccatgtaagggaaggttagggttagaggtGAGGGTTGGTGAATTATGCCTGTGGTACTctaaataaacatgctgcagagaTGCCCCTATACATTTAccatttaattaggggtgcaaacagcatctaccattatttgtaacagggttggggtgcaaataatatttgtCACTATTTTCAGTGGTGTGTGAATAGCATCTACCTTTATAAAATGGCAGAACAGCTGTATAATAAAAAACGCTGATGTTCAGTAAATAGTTacattcattaatattaataaacatatacatttttctgccaaataatattattcattaggctgtttatggttgccaagcaacatagatacttggcacattaatatagaatgtgtggTCACTGGTTTGTATCTGTCCACATTTTTCAATGCTTTTGAACACATCTCATTCAATTTGGAATTGGAACTGTCTGACTagataagacaatatatatatatgtgtgtgtgtgtgtgtatatgaatgtataatCAAATATAGTCTTGTTTCTCTTGGCCAGCCTCACCCTAAAGGAGCCAGGATAGATGTGTCAATTAATGAATGCTATGACGGCTCTTATGTGGGGAACCCTCAGGACATCCATTGCCAGCCTGGCTTTGTCTTCAGCCGTAACGGACCAGTGAAGAGGACTGCAGTCACACATTACCTTGTCTGCAGGTCTGTTTGCTCTTGAATTGAAAGAAAAGagtgtgtatctgcatgtgtaaTCAAATACAAAACCAGTTATTGGGATGTCGTTGCCTTGGCTGCATCTTACCAGAAAGATTACCAGAACCATCTGCCAATGTCACAGATCTTGTGTCCCtttctttgcttttttaaattttctcTTTCTATAGGCCCAAGCGCTCAAAACCCAGCCTCTCTGAGTTCCTGGAGCCAGAGGATGGAGAACAGGAGCAGCAGCGGACTTACATCAGTGGCCACAACCGCCTGTATTTCCACAGTGACAGCTGTGTGCCCCTCAGACCACAGGAAATGGAAGTGGACAGTGAAGATGAGAGGGACCCAGATTGGCTTAGGGAGAAGACTGCTATGGTGAGGATCTTCATCATTTAGATCTTTAAATGTTACTTTTGGATTATGATACAAATTACGTTGTTGTTCTGTCACAGTGACAGATTTCCTGCACCCCTTAATTCTGAAATTAGAAGAGCTTTTTAGTCATAATGTATATTTGTAGGCCAACCTGGAAGGCAAATTTGCTGTGCGTTCCCTCTGTAATTTCTACAGGGTTTAAGCATAGTATTATGATTTATGGGTAAAATAAAGTCTACTGTTAAAGACTTTTCCATGTTGTTCTACAGCATATATtactcattaatcttacagttcatacaaaatctttttgtttaaacattggctcCTAACacttagttgaagtcagaagtttacatacacttaggttgaagtcattaaacctcattttttttaaccacttcacagatttcatattagcaaattgtagttttggcaagtcgtttagagcatttactttgtgcatgacatgagtaatttttccaacaattagttacagacagattgtttcacttttaattgactatcacaattccagtgggtctgaagtttatatacaccaagttaactgtgcctttaagctgcttggaaaatttcagaaaaggatgtcaagcctttaggagATTAGCCAATTAggttctgataggctaattggcttattgagtcaattggaggtgtactggTGGATGCATTTTAAAGGGGACGTATaattcaaaattcacttttacatggtgtttgtacataaacgtgagtcagcagtgtgtgtacacaaccacccaacaatgttaaaagtccacccactcctctttcttatatttctattaatcaaaaacagtgagtcaaaatgaatggtttttgttttcagttcacgactggtgacggactccaccctattatcatagatacacccctgagtgatctacacacagccatttttttccacgctggagcatatacagtgagaagaataatgtctcagcttcgtaacaTCATAactgttctgttgttggctgtaaaagtgaacataagtgtcttcatgtactaccggcatcagagccactgaagacacagtgaacaagtgcttgttagctgattccacagctAATACAGCTAAAGGGGGTTGGGAGCAGCAgcttatttgcatttaaaaagacaCTCACGAAAAcggcgtgtttttgattccacatcaaaagaggcatttacaacataaatgatccatggggtattttgagctgaaacttcacagacacattctggggacacctgagacttccatttatttatttaaatgtatgcatttggaagacacttctatccaaagtaacttacagGGACAATTCTCCCGAGGCTTCCTGGAGTTaagttccttgctcaaggacacaatggtggtggctgtggggatcaaaccagcaaccttctgattaccagttatgtgctttagcccactacattacattttacatttatgcatttggcagacgcttttatccaaagcgacttacagtgcacttattgcagggacaacccctggagcaacctggagtcaagggccttgctcaagggcccaacagtggcatcttggtggtgctggggcttgaacccccgaccttctggtcagtaaccctgagcctcaaccactgacaccaccactccttatagagacttatattacatcttgtaaaaaggggcataatggGTCTCCtttaaggccaaccttcaaaCTCAAAACTTTGTTtgtcatcatgggaaaatcagccaagacctccgcaagtctggttcatcctttggagcaatttccaaatgtctgaaggtaccacgttcatctgtacaaacaacagtacacaagtataaactcCATGGGACCACACCGCCATCATACTGCTCGGGAagtagacacattctgtctcctagagatgaatgtagtttggtgtgaaatgtgcaaatcaatcccaaacaacagcaaagaaccttgtgaagatgctacaggaaacaggtagacaagtatctatatccacattcaaacaagtcctatattggcATAACCTAAAAgggtgctcagcaaggaagaagccactgctccaaaaccaccataaaaaagccagaatacagtttgcaagtgcacatggggacaaagatcttacttttttgatacatttcctctggtctgattaaacaaacattttactgtttggccataatgaccatggtTACGTTTGGATGAAAAAGGGTGAgccttgcaagccgaagaacaccatcccaaacgaagcatggggttggcagcatcatgttgcggggtgctttgctgcaggagagactggtgcacttcacaaaatagatggcatcatgaggaaggaaaattatgtggatatattgaagcaacatctcaagacatcaggcaggatgttaaagcttggtcgtaaatgtgtcttccaaatggacaatgaccccaagcatacctccaaagttgtggcaaaatggcttatggacaacaaagtcaaggtattaagagtggccatcacaaagccctgacctcaatctgatagaaaatttgtgggcagatctgaaaagcgtgtgcgagcaaggagacctaaaacctgactcagttataccagttctgtctgaaggaatgggccaaaattccagcaacttattgtgagaagcttgaggaaggctacccaaaatgtttgacccaagttaaaccatttaaagacaatgctaccaaatactaacaaggtgtatgtaaacttctgacccactgggaatgtgatgaaagaaataaaagctgaaataatcatTCTCTCTACCATTTTATTCTCaagtttcacattcttaaaataaagtagtgatcctaactgggaatattttctacgattaaatgtcaggaattgtgaaaatgtttttgtcttcatTGGTGTTAGTAATTTTTCGCCATGATGTTAAGACggattcattaaaatacattaaaatgagtttaaatgtatttggctaaggtgtatgtaaacttttaacTTCAACtgtacttagtttactaattttaaaccatgacttgtactacacttaaataactaatattggcattatattcatgccacaggagaactggcccccacagtgagtctggtgtctcccaagattatttttctccattaaccaacatcttatgaagttttgtgttccatgctgCAGTTACCTTTATCTAGCTTTactgggggtctaaatacaaatattacagaGGTGGTTACTAATGCGCTACATTTACATGAAACATTTTACTTGAaaaaagtaacattttggaaaaaaaattacttttagagtaTGTTTAAATGTGGGTAGTttttcaagtaaatttctaataattttttttaaatatttacttctttattttatttattttgtttattttaattcatttggcagacgcttttatccaaagcgacttacaaaagaggaagaacatcagcgaatcatcttagggagacagtggtacaaaaagtgccatattacaaagtttcactatcatcataatagtatacaagacatatttaagtgcaacaagaaatgtaaatttttatttatttattttttttttaattgaccggttaagtgcttttggaaaagatgtgtttttagccgttttttgaagatagagagtgagttagcttcccggatcgagttgggaaggtcattccaccaccgtggtatgatgaaactgaaagtccgggaaagtgttttggtgcctctttgttttggtacgacaaggcgacgttccttagccgaccgcaggcttctggtgggaacgtagctctgcataaatgtttttaggtatgctggagcagacccagtgactgttttatatgccagcatcagggccttgaatttaaaacgtgcatgaaccggcagccagtggagagagacaaagagtggtgtaacatgtgctctcttaggttcattaaagaccagacgtgctgctgcattgtggatcatttggagaggtctaatagcacatgcaggaaggcctgcaaagagagcgttacagtagtccagtctagttatgacaagggactgaacgagcagttgtgtggcatgtacagagaggaagggtcttatcttcctgatattgtagagtgtaaatctacaagatcttgcagtttttgaaatgtggtctgtgaaatttagctcatcatcaatggttacccctagatttctgaccgttttggaaggcgaaactgtagttggacccagctgcacggtgatgttgtgttcaacagccgggttggctggaaagacaaggagttcggtcttggcagggttgagttgaaggtggtgttccttcatccaggctgagatgtctgccagacaggcagcgattcgagcggtcactgtggtgtcgttgggctggaaagacaagtagagttgcgtgtcatctgcgtagcagtggtaagagaaaccatgtgactggatgatgggtcccagtgatgttgtgtatatggagaagagaagtggcccaagcactgatccccgaggtaccccagtaagtaacttgtgtggcttggatacttcccctctccatgctacctcaaaggacctttctgagagataagagttgaaccagtcaagcacagttccagtgatacccagtttagagagggtggagagtaggatcacCCACTTCTTTAAAATGGACGCCATTTCTGTTGTTACATTACTAggcttaatttgaattaatgcgTAATTTTTCATCCATCACTGCTGCAGAATCATGCTCTTCTAAcaaagtgaaacattttcttcACCCTGCACAGTTAAAGTATAGTTTTGTCaagcaatgccttcatttaacaagAGGAAATTTCAAGATTAAACCTgcagctccaatttaaggcagcacgctAAGTCGTGGCACTAATGATaacgcaggcttttctgtgtcaTGTTggtggtcattttcagggtgattctgtaaatatgggctcttgtgacatccgtttttaagtgtacatttttaaattagagCAGCAATAATATATCAGTGCACTTTGTCCCAcatcccgcatgtcatgagcagtattaaCGCATTACCCCACGCCCTCGCAGGGGGTACTGGAAACGATGGCGCTATGGGCTGATTaagtgtataaatccatgtaaacatccacgttaagtgtacatgccttttgctctgttgtttgtgtgattgacaactggagcatgaacagacagcatttctgtgcgTGCACAATGAGTCACGCGTGTGAGAAATATGCGGACATGAGGCCATCGTATTGTGAAGAGAGCGTTGCCCGACTTGGGTTGGTGCTCTACCCAGGCTGCGTACTCTGTGTTTAGGTAGtggtacagaactaatgatctaaattatttcaaattaaaactGTACACTACACTGGATTTGTACTACACTGAACTAACAACTCCATTCAGATGTGACAAGAGcccttaagggatagttcacacaaaaatgtaaattctcttatgTACCCATGtacagatgtggatgactttcttcatCTGCTGAAataaaatgaagatttgtaggtcttttggtccatacaatgcaagtgaatgggtgccaacattttaaagcaacaaaaaataaaataaaaatcacataaggcagcataaaagtaatccataagactccagtggttaaatcaatatcttaagAAGCGATGTGATCggtgtgaatgagaaacaaatcacttgcatattcttcttttgattttggtgattcacattcttctttgcacAGGGAGAAGCATGtctagcaaaaataaacaaatattgatctgtttcattatcatccacacctatcatatcacttctgaagatattaatttaactactggagtcatatggattacttttatgattccttttatttgcttttggagcatacaaattttggcacccattcaatgtGCATTGTActgacttacagagctgaaatattcttctaaaaaaatcataatttgtgttctacagaagaaaggaagtcatacatatctgcaatggtatgagagtgagtaaatgatgagagaattttcatttttgggtgaactataccctcatgttgttccaaacccaagtTGTTcaaagatattagacagaatgttagagactgccAGTCTCTGTCACTAGTCACTTTCTAAATGTAGGGAaaagaacacattaactgaaagtaaatggtgagtcaggcaaacattctgtctaaaatctccttattgtgttgcatggaagaaagaaagtcatatgggtttggaacaacatgatggtgaatgatgacagaatttccattaataataatatttctgtaatacatgttaaatgtgtattatgtaatggaatataggggagttaatgtCCATTTATGTCATTTGTCAAAGTAATGAGTTACACACTATttaagtactcttttaattggatattttcttactgaaataattgttttgaataaaatttattttccacaccattcaaaacaaTAGACTGCAGTTATGGAATTAGCccataaaacatgtaatttctgtgcacaaagatgtttgaaattaaaaaataaatacacaatactaggaggaaagcattttcttttaccttttaccttttttttttttttttttttttttggaacacttacacTTTAATTCTatgaaattattgtttagttttacttttgaaaaaatgctggcaaaattctctgtattaaataaaataaattgccaAACTAAAAAaggattaagtaaaaaaaaaaacaaatacattactAAACGATTTtggttttaaataaatttaaaaaaaattaccaaacaaaaaaagcattaaataaaaaaaatcattacgtaacggaaaaagcattaaataaacaataaattaccaaactaaaaaataatatattttagacctatatatgccttttcttttcacaaacttaaattagctttatcCTGTTCTGTAGAAATCTTTGtgaatttacctttttttttatttttctctcttcatCAATACCCTTTAGCAAATCGAGGAGTTCATGGATGTCaatgagggagagaaagaggTGATGAAACTGTGGAACCTGTATGTAATGAAACATGGGTATGCATATTCACTTCTCACTCACTATTGTCCTTGTTGTTGTCAGTTCTTTGTATTATTGAAAAATTAATGCTATGAAACGGCCTCTTCCATAAAATGCTGTCTTTGTTTTATTGTAGcttgtatacactcactgagcactttattagaaacactatggtcctaataatgtgccaGACGTGGTCTGCTgcgttgtagcccatccacctcaagtttTGACATgtgctattctactcactacaattatacagagtcagctcaaaccagtctggctattctccattgacctctctcattagagagtttctgtccacagatctgctgcactcactggatgttttttgattttggcaccattctgagtaaattctagaggctgttgtgtgtgaaaatcacaggagatcagcagttacagaaatactcaaaccagcacatctggcaccaacaatcatgcaacagTCTAAATCACACAGATCAagattttccccattctaatgggtgatgtgaacattaactgaagctcctgatctgcaggattttatgcattgcactgctgacaGACACACGATTGGCTTAATTGCATGTACAAGTAGATGTacagttgttcctaataaagtgctcagtgagtgtatataaacgGTAATTCTGTGCTCTCATCCTTCAAAGAGGTTGATTGCATTGTTGGCAGTAATTAGCTTATGATTACTTTGCTTGCAGATTCATAGCTGACAATCAAATGAATCAGGCCTGCATGTTTTTTGTGGAGCAGCACAGCACCATCATCGTCGAGAAGAATCTGTGCCGAAACGTTCTGCTCCATTTGGTTAGCATGCACGATTTTGGTTTAGTGACAACTCTGACCATAGACAAGGCCATGGCTCATCTGAGAGATCTGAAACTACAAAAAGATGGCCAGGAGCAACCCAAAACTCAAGGCCGTGCCAGCAGTGATCCTGCCACTAATGGTAGTTCCAGCAGGGAAGGGGAAGTCAGTGTATCAAATCCAGATAAGATTGATCCATCTCAGACTTTGCATTGAATCTGGTGTCTGGGCATTAGACACCACCACATTCTGCATAGGCACTGGGTTAAAAGTAAAAAGAGTTAGGAAAGAGTTGTGTGGTTTAATGGGAGCCATGATCATTATCTGCAGATTGTAATTTTGGCTTGACATCATCAGAGTGACAAAAAGCAATTACTTGAAGATGCCAGTAGTCTGCATTGGCAAGTAATCTCTAAAATCGCTGTTTTTTTCTGTACCCACACAACCTTATAGCTCTAGTAATTTTTTAGCACTTGTTTTAGGTGCCTAATTT comes from the Xyrauchen texanus isolate HMW12.3.18 chromosome 12, RBS_HiC_50CHRs, whole genome shotgun sequence genome and includes:
- the suz12a gene encoding polycomb protein suz12-A isoform X1; the encoded protein is MAPHKHGSSGNGFYANSSTGKAANGGAHVSSGVVMTSVKRPKMEQIQADHELFLQAFEKPTQIYRFLRTRNLIAPIFLHRSLTYMSHRNSRTSTKRKNFNVNDLLFKVEKSEVDQESHNVASNLQLTFTGFFHKTEKPLQNSENEENSVSVEVLLIKVCHKKRKDVSCPVKEVPTGKKQVSLNPASSQTKQGAFPTLVVPSHEFEPSNSHMVKSYSLLFRVSRPGGRELNGVTKRGTNVIEEMSNRKKRFSSRPDDGETTFVAQMTVFDKNRRLQLLDGEYEVSMQEMEESPVGKKRATWETSLDGKWLPLFETFSQGPTLQFTLRWTNDTADRGTAPVAKPLATRNSESSTVESSKPSNVKPPQAVAVNDSVGIDQPVRREQTHVEPRQKLLVYYQFLYNNNTRQQTEARDDLHCPWCTLNCRKLYSLLKHLKLSHSRFIFNYVPHPKGARIDVSINECYDGSYVGNPQDIHCQPGFVFSRNGPVKRTAVTHYLVCRPKRSKPSLSEFLEPEDGEQEQQRTYISGHNRLYFHSDSCVPLRPQEMEVDSEDERDPDWLREKTAMQIEEFMDVNEGEKEVMKLWNLYVMKHGFIADNQMNQACMFFVEQHSTIIVEKNLCRNVLLHLVSMHDFGLVTTLTIDKAMAHLRDLKLQKDGQEQPKTQGRASSDPATNGSSSREGEVSVSNPDKIDPSQTLH
- the suz12a gene encoding polycomb protein suz12-A isoform X2, with protein sequence MAPHKHGSSGNGFYANSSTGKAANGGAHVSSGVVMTSVKRPKMEQIQADHELFLQAFEKPTQIYRFLRTRNLIAPIFLHRSLTYMSHRNSRTSTKRKNFNVNDLLFKVEKSEVDQESHNVASNLQLTFTGFFHKTEKPLQNSENEENSVSVEVLLIKVCHKKRKDVSCPVKEVPTGKKQVSLNPASSQTKQGAFPTLVVPSHEFEPSNSHMVKSYSLLFRVSRPGGRELNGVTKRDVIEEMSNRKKRFSSRPDDGETTFVAQMTVFDKNRRLQLLDGEYEVSMQEMEESPVGKKRATWETSLDGKWLPLFETFSQGPTLQFTLRWTNDTADRGTAPVAKPLATRNSESSTVESSKPSNVKPPQAVAVNDSVGIDQPVRREQTHVEPRQKLLVYYQFLYNNNTRQQTEARDDLHCPWCTLNCRKLYSLLKHLKLSHSRFIFNYVPHPKGARIDVSINECYDGSYVGNPQDIHCQPGFVFSRNGPVKRTAVTHYLVCRPKRSKPSLSEFLEPEDGEQEQQRTYISGHNRLYFHSDSCVPLRPQEMEVDSEDERDPDWLREKTAMQIEEFMDVNEGEKEVMKLWNLYVMKHGFIADNQMNQACMFFVEQHSTIIVEKNLCRNVLLHLVSMHDFGLVTTLTIDKAMAHLRDLKLQKDGQEQPKTQGRASSDPATNGSSSREGEVSVSNPDKIDPSQTLH